In the genome of Maniola jurtina chromosome 3, ilManJurt1.1, whole genome shotgun sequence, one region contains:
- the LOC123880879 gene encoding proline-rich extensin-like protein EPR1 isoform X1 produces MCDKTVWKSLILAAMAACVLARPEPPSSYGPPSTSYGVPAPQYGPPQQPIVHKHVYVHVPPPDNEPPAYRKPIYVPPPQKHYKIVFIKAPTPPTPIAPVIPVQPQNEEKTLVYVLVKKPEEQPDIVIPTPAPTQPSKPEVYFIRYKTQKQEGYPDAAPPAQQYGPPVSAPSSEYGAP; encoded by the exons ATGTGTGACAAAACG GTATggaaatcattaattttggcGGCGATGGCGGCGTGCGTACTCGCACGGCCAGAGCCGCCTTCTTCATACGGGCCACCTTCAACTTCGTACGGAGTTCCTGCACCTCAGTATGGACCACCTCAGCAGCCAATTGTTCATAAACATGTATACGTACATGTGCCGCCGCCGGACAATGAGCCGCCGGCCTATCGCAAGCCTATCTACGTACCGCCGCCCCAAAAGCACTACAAGATTGTATTTATTAAGGCACCCACTCCACCTACCCCGATCGCTCCGGTGATCCCAGTGCAACCGCAGAACGAAGAGAAGACACTCGTGTATGTGTTAGTCAAGAAGCCTGAAGAGCAACCCGATATTGTTATTCCGACCCCCGCACCAACACAGCCGTCCAAACCAGAGGTCTACTTCATCAGATACAAGACGCAG AAACAAGAGGGATACCCTGACGCAGCACCGCCCGCGCAACAGTATGGACCGCCAGTTTCTGCTCCCTCTTCGGAATATGGTGCACCTTAA
- the LOC123880879 gene encoding proline-rich extensin-like protein EPR1 isoform X2 encodes MISAVWKSLILAAMAACVLARPEPPSSYGPPSTSYGVPAPQYGPPQQPIVHKHVYVHVPPPDNEPPAYRKPIYVPPPQKHYKIVFIKAPTPPTPIAPVIPVQPQNEEKTLVYVLVKKPEEQPDIVIPTPAPTQPSKPEVYFIRYKTQKQEGYPDAAPPAQQYGPPVSAPSSEYGAP; translated from the exons GTATggaaatcattaattttggcGGCGATGGCGGCGTGCGTACTCGCACGGCCAGAGCCGCCTTCTTCATACGGGCCACCTTCAACTTCGTACGGAGTTCCTGCACCTCAGTATGGACCACCTCAGCAGCCAATTGTTCATAAACATGTATACGTACATGTGCCGCCGCCGGACAATGAGCCGCCGGCCTATCGCAAGCCTATCTACGTACCGCCGCCCCAAAAGCACTACAAGATTGTATTTATTAAGGCACCCACTCCACCTACCCCGATCGCTCCGGTGATCCCAGTGCAACCGCAGAACGAAGAGAAGACACTCGTGTATGTGTTAGTCAAGAAGCCTGAAGAGCAACCCGATATTGTTATTCCGACCCCCGCACCAACACAGCCGTCCAAACCAGAGGTCTACTTCATCAGATACAAGACGCAG AAACAAGAGGGATACCCTGACGCAGCACCGCCCGCGCAACAGTATGGACCGCCAGTTTCTGCTCCCTCTTCGGAATATGGTGCACCTTAA
- the LOC123880874 gene encoding uncharacterized protein LOC123880874, with protein sequence MSLTVGVETKIDAEPCVVAWDSKLFVGTDTGSVFSFESNLSPGASWKAHDVQLFALSANDGKVYTASNDGGIRIWNSEGDKISELPAPDADIESIHIHGKYVYAGDEGGNIYVFENNNLIAKYNVLEEVKDIAISPPFMFTARDLYVTVTEIKPEESKSRFATRHVMEGRAPLRISGSRLVVTARGGNNIQLHEMDVDTKFKKLHEVKVSDMIITSMSVSDGVVWTGGWDGCARRWKIDGDKLQPAGEINLGICINALVAVNGDNAYALLTGGKIIYIKTA encoded by the exons ATGTCTTTAACTGTTGGAGTGGAGACAAAAATCGATGCAGAACCATGTGTTGTGGCTTGGGATAGTAAACTATTCGTCGGTACAGACACCGGCTCAGTATTT TCTTTCGAATCCAATCTTTCGCCGGGAGCTTCATGGAAGGCGCATGATGTGCAATTGTTTGCTTTGTCTGCCAATGACGGAAAAGTTTATACAGCTTCAAATGACGGCGGAATAAGAATATGGAATTCCGAAGGAGACAAAATATCAGAGTTGCCGGCTCCTGATGCTGATATAGAATCGATTCATATACATGGAAAATATGTGTACGCTGGTGATGAAGGAGGAAAC ATTTATGTATTTGAAAACAACAATTTAATAGCTAAATACAATGTTCTAGAAGAAGTGAAAGATATTGCAATAAGTCCACCGTTTATGTTTACTGCGCGTGATCTTTACGTGACTGTAACAGAAATTAAGcctg AAGAATCAAAAAGTCGTTTTGCAACCCGACATGTTATGGAAGGAAGAGCACCTTTGAGAATATCTGGATCGCGTCTCGTTGTCACAGCTAGAGGTGGCAATAACATACAGTTACACGAAATGGATGTGgataccaaatttaaaaaactgcATGAAGTCAAG gTTAGTGACATGATAATAACAAGCATGTCAGTGAGCGATGGTGTCGTGTGGACCGGAGGTTGGGACGGCTGTGCAAGGAGATGGAAAATCGACGGGGATAAATTACAACCAGCTGGAGAAATAAACCTAGGCATCTGCATTAATGCTCTTGTGGCTGTCAATGGAGATAATGCTTATGCCCTTTTGACAGGtggtaaaattatttacataaaaacagCCTAG
- the LOC123880883 gene encoding NADH dehydrogenase [ubiquinone] 1 beta subcomplex subunit 11, mitochondrial — translation MAALMKLRNMSIIQRTVWNHLSKTKRCISTSKKNSDTATHSTTTSECPPEDKNWVSYGFDYESKEEDTSAHHASFFFTVSLCLVFGSFAWAYAPDVHMRDWAQREAYLELHRREKAGLKPIDPNYINPQSMKLPSDEELCDVEIII, via the coding sequence ATGGCTGCCCTAATGAAACTTCGCAACATGTCTATAATTCAAAGAACTGTTTGGAACCACCTATCCAAGACGAAACGCTGCATTTCGACTTCGAAGAAGAACAGCGACACAGCAACACATAGTACAACAACTAGCGAATGTCCACCAGAAGATAAAAATTGGGTCAGCTATGGATTTGATTACGAGAGCAAGGAAGAAGATACTAGCGCACATCACGCGTCGTTCTTTTTTACAGTCAGTTTGTGTCTAGTATTTGGTAGTTTTGCTTGGGCCTACGCTCCGGATGTCCATATGAGAGACTGGGCTCAAAGAGAGGCTTATTTAGAACTGCACCGTCGAGAAAAAGCTGGTCTCAAACCGATTGATCCTAACTATATTAATCCTCAGTCTATGAAACTGCCATCTGATGAGGAACTGTGTGATGTTGAAATTATCATTTAA
- the LOC123880876 gene encoding vesicle transport protein SEC20 isoform X1, producing the protein MNLKIDINSDLCHNLLTKLENADLLYQNFVKNVAKYQFQVKAIIQDILECRDSMETLNELNEKGRSILTLLREEIENVHAYANTSGDVKYIDELSSQRHLLASLLKEFKEANISSMFAIEKAQREQLLQSENGEESVIRKRKKKVDSDGLLNMSTGVTEQLLSISRQLAATTQRSQDTLDSLVSSSSTVQGTQAELQNTGSTITQSSKLLKKYGRREFTDKVIMFFAFLFFLAVCLYIVQKRLF; encoded by the exons atgaatttaaaaatagaCATTAACTCTGATTTGTGTCAcaatttattaacaaaattagAGAATGCCGATTTATTGTATCAAAATTTCGTTAAGAATGTTGCTAAATATCAATTTCAGGTGAAAGCTATAATTcag GACATATTAGAGTGTAGAGATTCAATGGAAACTTTAAACGAATTAAATGAAAAAGGGAGGTCAATTTTAACATTATTAAGAGAAGAAATAGAAAACGTACATGCATATGCTAATACCTCAGGAGATGTTAAATATATTGATGAATTGTCCTCTCAACGACATCTCTTGGCTAG TTTATTGAAAGAGTTCAAAGAAGCCAATATAAGCAGCATGTTTGCTATTGAGAAAGCTCAAAGAGAACAGCTACTCCAGTCTGAGAATGGAGAAGAAAGTGTAATaaggaaaagaaagaaaaaagttgATAGCGATGGCCTTTTAAATATGTCTACAG GTGTCACCGAACAATTACTCTCCATTAGTCGACAGCTGGCAGCAACTACACAGCGGAGTCAAGATACATTGGATAGTTTAGTTTCATCTAGTTCTACAGTTCAG GGTACACAAGCAGAACTTCAAAACACTGGAAGCACCATCACCCAATCAAGCAAATTACTAAAGAAATATGGCCGACGAGAGTTTACTGATAAAGTGATAATGTTTTTTGCTTTCTTATTCTTTTTGGCTGTTTGTTTATACATTGTTCAAAagagattattttaa
- the LOC123880876 gene encoding vesicle transport protein SEC20 isoform X2 yields the protein MNLKIDINSDLCHNLLTKLENADLLYQNFVKNVAKYQFQDILECRDSMETLNELNEKGRSILTLLREEIENVHAYANTSGDVKYIDELSSQRHLLASLLKEFKEANISSMFAIEKAQREQLLQSENGEESVIRKRKKKVDSDGLLNMSTGVTEQLLSISRQLAATTQRSQDTLDSLVSSSSTVQGTQAELQNTGSTITQSSKLLKKYGRREFTDKVIMFFAFLFFLAVCLYIVQKRLF from the exons atgaatttaaaaatagaCATTAACTCTGATTTGTGTCAcaatttattaacaaaattagAGAATGCCGATTTATTGTATCAAAATTTCGTTAAGAATGTTGCTAAATATCAATTTCAG GACATATTAGAGTGTAGAGATTCAATGGAAACTTTAAACGAATTAAATGAAAAAGGGAGGTCAATTTTAACATTATTAAGAGAAGAAATAGAAAACGTACATGCATATGCTAATACCTCAGGAGATGTTAAATATATTGATGAATTGTCCTCTCAACGACATCTCTTGGCTAG TTTATTGAAAGAGTTCAAAGAAGCCAATATAAGCAGCATGTTTGCTATTGAGAAAGCTCAAAGAGAACAGCTACTCCAGTCTGAGAATGGAGAAGAAAGTGTAATaaggaaaagaaagaaaaaagttgATAGCGATGGCCTTTTAAATATGTCTACAG GTGTCACCGAACAATTACTCTCCATTAGTCGACAGCTGGCAGCAACTACACAGCGGAGTCAAGATACATTGGATAGTTTAGTTTCATCTAGTTCTACAGTTCAG GGTACACAAGCAGAACTTCAAAACACTGGAAGCACCATCACCCAATCAAGCAAATTACTAAAGAAATATGGCCGACGAGAGTTTACTGATAAAGTGATAATGTTTTTTGCTTTCTTATTCTTTTTGGCTGTTTGTTTATACATTGTTCAAAagagattattttaa
- the LOC123880857 gene encoding RNA-splicing ligase RtcB homolog, protein MVVRQYNEELKYLEKINPHCWKIKKGFQPNMNVEGVFYVNNTLEKLMLDELRNSCRPGMTGGFLPGVKQIANVAALPGIVGKSVGLPDIHSGYGFAIGNMAAFDTSDPTSIVSPGGVGFDINCGVRLLRTNLHEKDVQPIKEQLAQSLFDHIPVGVGSKGIIPMNARDLEEALEMGMDWSLREGYVWAEDKEHCEEYGRMLNADPSKVSLRAKKRGLPQLGTLGAGNHYAEIQVVDEIYDKFAAGKMGLERTGQVVVMIHSGSRGFGHQVATDALVQMEKAMKRDQILVNDRQLACARINSAEGQDYLKSMAAAANFAWVNRSSMTFLTRQAFAKQFKMAPDDLDMHVIYDVSHNIAKIEEHVVDGKSKTLLVHRKGSTRAFPPHHPLIPVDYQLTGQPVLIGGSMGTCSYVLTGTHQGMTETFGSTCHGAGRALSRAKSRRNIDYKEVLVKLEEMGISIRVASPKLVMEEAPESYKNVTDVVNTCHAAGISKKTVKLRPIAVIKG, encoded by the exons ATGGTTGTCAGGCAATACAATGAAGAATTGAAGTACTTGGAGAAGATAAACCCACATTGTTGGAAGATTAAAAAGGGCTTCCAACCCAATATGAATGTAGAAGGTGTATTCTATGTGAATAACACGCTGGAAAAACTTATGTTAGATGAATTAAGAAATTCTTGCCGACCAGGCATGACGGGAGGGTTTCTGCCAGGTGTTAAGCAAATAGCAAACGTAGCAGCATTGCCAGGCATTGTGGGCAAATCTGTCGGCTTACCGGATATACATTCAGGATATGGTTTTGCTATAG GCAACATGGCAGCATTTGATACATCAGATCCAACTTCAATTGTATCTCCGGGAGGAGTGGGTTTTGATATCAACTGTGGTGTAAGACTTCTGAGGACCAACTTACATGAAAAAGATGTACAACCAATTAAG GAACAACTGGCTCAAAGCCTTTTTGATCATATACCTGTTGGTGTAGGTTCAAAAGGAATTATTCCTATGAATGCTAGGGATTTAGAAGAGGCTTTGGAAATGGGCATGGATTGGTCTTTGAGAGAAGGGTATGTGTGGGCAGAAGACAAGGAACATTGTGAAGAATATGGACGTATGCTGAATGCTGACCCATCCAAAGTCAGCCTGAGGGCAAAGAAAAGAGGATTGCCACAACTGGGTACCTTAGGTGCTGGCAATCATTATGCTGAAATACAAGTTGTTGATGAAATTTATGACAAATTTGCTGCTGGTAAAATGGGCCTTGAACGAACTGGTCAAGTAGTGGTAATGATCCACTCTGGTAGTCGAGGATTTGGACACCAAGTTGCTACAGATGCTCTGGTTCAAATGGAAAAAGCTATGAAAAGGGATCAAATTCTTGTCAATGACAGACAATTGGCCTGCGCAAGGATAAATTCTGCTGAAGGTCAAGATTATTTAAAATCTATGGCAGCAGCAGCCAACTTTGCATGGGTTAATCGCAGTTCCATGACATTCCTGACTCGCCAGGCATTTGCTAAGCAATTCAAAATGGCTCCCGATGACTTAGATATGCATGTGATCTATGATGTTTCACACAATATTGCTAAAATAGAAGAACATGTTGTTGATGGAAAATCTAAGACCTTACTCGTCCATAGAAAG GGTTCTACAAGGGCATTTCCTCCACATCATCCGTTAATTCCAGTTGATTACCAGCTAACTGGCCAGCCTGTGTTAATTGGAGGGTCGATGGGAACATGCAGCTATGTGCTCACTGGCACTCATCAGGGCATGACAGAAACGTTTGGATCTACCTGTCATGGAGCT gGTCGTGCTCTGTCACGTGCCAAATCCAGGCGTAACATTGACTACAAGGAAGTATTGGTTAAACTTGAAGAAATGGGCATTTCTATTAGAGTTGCTTCACCAAAGTTAGTTATGGAAGAAGCACCTGAGTCTTACAAGAATGTGACTGATGTAGTAAATACATGTCATGCTGCTGGAATCAGTAAAAAGACTGTTAAGTTACGACCAATTGCTGTAATCAAAGGCTAG